In the Populus nigra chromosome 2, ddPopNigr1.1, whole genome shotgun sequence genome, aaattttaaaggacTAAATTTAGCTTTTTCAACTTTAATCGGATGAAACTAggaaattaaagtttaggggattaattaagggtcaaattaaaaacattcaaGACTAAAGACATCTCTGCAAAAGATGCGCGTGTTTAGGGACtaaatttggttaaaaataagggtagatttgaagaaattaaaggtTTGAAAGTTAATTGAGGACAAACTTGAAAATATCCAAATCCATAGACCATGTTGAAAAAACGCTAAAATCATAGGATCCTTTTGAAACCTCGTAGgggtaaaattgaattaattcataaaactaGAATCAATCGAGGGtttaattgaacaaattaaaaatactgaaagctgaaattaaaaaaggaaaattaaaaccctaattaaTCTAGAGTTACCAAAACAAcgtcattttattaaaataaacggtgcattttgatcaaaacaatttattttggtttaaaatgatggcattttatttaatcctagacaaaagaaatataaagaaagagctAAATGACTTTTTGCCTGGTCACTGTTAATCTTCTTCCTCCCAAAAAGCCTAGTTCTGCTGCTACCTTCCAAGCCTGAAACCTCCCTCATCTCTCCCCCACCTAGAATAAAAAACATCCCCCCTTGTACCTTATCTTTTGTACTCTTACCTAGACAAAACAAAGACTCTTTTGCAATCTTGAAGGCGTTGCTATAATGAGTCAAAACCTACGCCCCCACCAGTTAtgtctaccataaaataacaaaaacaactgGTGTACTCCACTTGTCAGCTCTCAAACATTGAAAAGGTTGATCCTTGACCTCAATGGATGGCTAGGATCTATTCTTCGATATCAAATGATGAGAAATGTTCAACTCATGGCTTTTGATGATCCTCATTACCCTTTAAAAACCTATGCCAAAGACCATAAAGAAAGGGGAGGAGAAACCTAGAAAACACATATTCTCATACTACAAAACTTGAAATacattttaacatgttttaatGATTAGTTAATCAATTTTGAAGTCATCGTAAGTTATGTTAAGTATTAATATTGTTGTTGGATTAGGCTGTTTTAAGTGGCTTGCTCGATTTGTTTGAAGTTGCAAGCATAAAGATTGAGTTTAGAAACAATGAAAATCatcaattaaataatgtttttgccTAAGAGAATGCTATTTTTGATTACTACTATTATGAACTTCACTTGTTgttatgcttttaattttttgtttgtagttttttttttatggtttaaataAGTTGTGTTGAGCATGCTTAAgctatagtttttgtttttaagttttagGCATTTTATGGGTTTAAAGTCTCTACTGTCTTTTTCTAGGTTTGCATTGCTTTTTTGGATTGATGTTCATATGTTGAACATTGCCATACGTACTTGTTTTCCATGTCTTTTTGATTGTTTATTAGCTCTTACACATACGTTTTAGCTTATTAATCATTAATTCAGGATCCCATGggtttaaaaacaccaaaatcatGCATttgatttatggtttttttcattttatttttcacaaataatcaaataatcgTGACATTAGGTTGTTTATTGTGTCAATCCAACTCCAAAATCTTGTTTGAGTGTTGTTTTTTCATGCTTGTGTGCCTTATATAACGTGATTTATTATGGTTTTGAATCTATGTTTTTTGGGCTTTTTCAAGTGTTATTAAgtaaatttaaatgtttttcctcttttgatttttgttctttcttttttgatctTGGGTCATGTTTGCGAATTAGGAATTTGGGTTAGGAAACCCAACCCACGTGTCTGGGATGAGTTCATCTTTAATAAGACAGTGTTTGGAtggtttaaaattttcaaaataaaaaacacaatattttgTCCTTATGTTGTATTTGCCAAACATagttttaaggtattttttaagTCTCTGATTTTTAGTGAAGGACATGTTTGACAAATACACactacttattttttaaaaatatttttttttatgtctttgcCAAATAAACctcaaatgtattttaaaatcctaaaaaaaattaaagaaattatttacgCATCTCTCATATCATTTCCAACCACTTCATTTAATATGCAACTTAGTGGTGGTTAGGATTGATGATTTCCAAccacttcaattaaaaaatcaggTATTTTCTCGTCTGGTACgtgttttgctttattttttattatttaatttaattttttcatgctaAACCAGTCGAATCCACGATTCTTGCTGCAGACGACGCACGTTCATGCTCTCATAAGGTCATCATGACTTCCAGCAATGTCATctaatatctttatttatttccagCACTTCGATCTCAAGTGTTTAAGCAATTGATGTGCCTCCAACAGTAATTTTTAGTAAATTCACGTTTTTAATTCCTTTAAtccattatttatttgattcttAATGATACTAAAAGCCCCTTTATAATCATTTTGAGGGTTTGGCTCAGTGGTCAactgtgtgacttgttccgttccCGTTCCGAGTTCGATCCTCTATATGCATGCCTGTCATCCTCGTGGTGCCTTACCTGcttactgggcttgcaggatgctcAGTGGGCCGTggagaatagtcgtggtgcgcgcaagctcgcccggacaccccacgataataaaaaaaaagaaaaaaagtattttttttgttttttaaaaaagaaattaattaaaaatccaaaaaaaaaaatacttgaaatctccaatctattatttatttacagttgattttttctattttcttaagtttggtttttttatatatattattttaagaatccaaaaacataaaaaaggcatataaattaaaaaaatataagatgtattttaatttgaaaaaaaaaaaaaacacttgtccCGGCCTGGCCAAGGTCCACGCAATGGcgtttttcttttaagaaaaaaacaaaataatattatttttataaaattattgatacAAGACATTTGCGAACCGACTGATACggatataagaaaataaatggacAGGTACGGTCACTCTCCATTGAAAGCAGGAGCACGACCATCCAATCCAAGAACGAAAACGACGGATATGGAATACACGACCATAGAACAAGGGTCGCCGTTGCTGTTGCCGCATGCTTTAAATGTGTGTTTCTCTTACTCTAGTTTCTTCACAAACCTCTGCAACGTCACTTCTTCTGCTAGCACACGACACCGACCCTCATTGGTATAAAAACAAGTTATAGACTAGGAAGACAAAATTGACGTCTCAGAACCTAGGAAGGGAGAATGAAAGGAAGCAGGACCAAGGGAACAACCACTATTGAAGTCGGAGCTGATGGGGTGGCTTTAATCACCCTCATCTATCCTCCTGTCAATGCACTCTCTTCTGATGGTATTGTCACACTTTCTTTTCTCTGAATTAAGTTGGATCTTGTATGTTTAGTTCATTCTATGTGGACCCTTTTGATATGTGAActtgatttcttgtttttttggttgGCTGGCGGTCTAATTTCAGTGTGTTTGTTggattatgaaattttttaatttttcaagttcatGAATGGCAATTGGTTGAGGAAAAAAGACAACTGGCTATAAATTAACAGATTCAAAGGGGTCATTATTGGTGGTGATTTTCTCTTACCCTTTTTTCAGTAACGTAGTCTCTACAGGCATGGaggaattaaatttaaaattgctcttttttttctaggatcAGGAttgtcaatttaatttataatttcacaTTTCAACTTCTGTTTAGCAAGACAAGTAACAGATAATTTCTAACAAAATGGTGGATGCCATGCTGCAATTATTTAGGGGGTAAAGGGCCTCTATCCTCGTATTCTCGGTGTTATATGATTAGTTGTTCAAGGAATTCGGAGACCATCTTCGAGGTTTATTTTCTCACTCTGGAAAATTTATTCTCCAGTTGTATAAGGCTAACTTGGAATAATTAATGTTTCTGGTTTAAGCCGATGACTGATAGCATTTGGAATCACCTTTTGGGTTCCCGTGTATTCTTATTCTCCTCAAATCTGTTTGCGAAAGCAATTGGCATCTTCCAAGACTTGCTTGATGTCGCGGTTACTTATTTGTCTTCAGTTACATGATGTTTTTCAATGACGCTGATAAGATTTGGAACTTATTTATGTTGCTCTCATCCCAGTGTTGAACAGCTTGAAGGACAGTTATGAGCAAGCTTTAAGAAGAGATGATGTGAAGGCAATTGTTATAACAGGTATCTATTAAGAAATTATTCGTAAAAATTTCAAGGAGTTTGTAGGACATTTCCAAGCATCAGAACTGAACGAGAATGTGAGATGTCAAGCTAAGATGTCATTTTAATGATGCAGGTGCGAAGGGAAAGTTCTCTGGTGGTGCTGACATTTCTTCTTTTGAGGAAGTTCAAGAGGCAAAAGGTATGTTCAGTATTTTTTGTCTTGTGCTCAAGATATTCTTTCTTGTAACTCCAATAGAATCTCCTTTATGTTTTCTCAGTGAATGaaccaaaacctgattttatATTCTCTGAGGTTCTCGGTGACACTTTAGAAGGTACTCTTGGTTTATTCTTCTTCATTCTTCATGGCTTAAATATCCTCAAAAGAAGTTTCGCCAACATATTTCAGCTATTTGAATAGTTGTTTTGCTTTCCAGCTGCAAAAAAACCTTCAGTTGCTGCAATTGATGGCCTTGCCTTAGGTGGAGGACTAGAGGTTGCAATGGTATGCCTTTCTATATATACTGATTTATCATTTTACAATTGATTTCTTCAGATGATCTGATGTGCTTGCTATGCCAGGCTTGCCATGCTCGTATCTCAACCCCTACTGCTCAATTAAGCCTACCTGAACTTCAACTTGGACTAATTCCTGGTTTTGGAGGTATGTCAGTGGGATCTTTACACTTTTGTTTTGAATGCCTACTTTTTTTGTaagttcaacaaaataaaaacttttgcaTTGTATTTTACACTTTCTTGTAATGTTCAATGGTTTGCATTTTAGTTATTTCGATCAAGATGTCAAGGAAAATCAATAGATGACCattattgttttcttgcataaaaaagaaatcaggtGGAGGGGTATAGTAAGGCATAGTGCTCACTAAATCAGAATTGATGAGTATATAGAGTGAGTAATTGCTTTAGGAGTTGTCGAATCTGCAAGGCATGACACCTTGGCAATTTTcaaaagttaataataaattccAGCATAAGGATGTGCATTCTTGTAAAATCTGATGGTAGGTGTTTAAGACAACACGTCTAGTGAAATAAGAATGTTAAAACCATTTACTTTCTAGGCAAAGAATGATAAATCAATGATGATATAGGAAGTGAGAGATAGTTTTGATGGAGGACAAGGTGAAAGTCAGTTAAGATGATTTGGTGTGTCAAGACATGATATCATAGCCATGAAATCTAGAACATGTGACTCCACATATGGTATGCTCATTGGAAGGGAAAGGGTTTGTTTTCATCTTGCTATGAGAGCCTAATGATCCTATTTACAGAAACTAAATCAGAAATTTTGTTGCTCTTAAATCATAGACTTGTCATTTATATTTTGTGGTTAAACATGCACAAAAAGGCTTTTGTATGAGTTACTCATTTAGCAcatcttttatcattttaagtgAGTAAAATCTGTTAGAGAACCTGCCGATTAACATTCTTACACATAAAATGGAAGGATGAAACTCCTCAGATTCTTCAGTTAAGGTGATAGGAGTGATGCTTACTTTCTCCTTTGGTGTTTACTGTTATTGTTGTCATGTTTGCCCATAAGCTGTCAATTCTTCCTTCAACAAAGTTACAGTATACATCTCGGACTTGACAAATGGTTATCTATCAGGCTCATTTTCCTTAAAaaagggttttcttttcttacttCGATTGTCTCAGGAACACAGAGACTTCCACGTCTTGTGGGTATCACAAAGGCCCTTGAAATGATGCTGGTATGTTTGTAGCTAGGTCTTCCAGTTTCTTGATCCATGTGTTTCTTTAGTTGCACAGCTgtataataattaatcaatctCCATCTCCCCTCCCTGCATTTAGACATCAAAACCAGTAAAGGGTGAGGAAGCTCATGCCCTGGGCCTTGTGGATGCTGTTGTTTCACCAAATGAGTTGGTAAGTACTGCACGTCAGTGGGCCCTTGATATCTTCGAGTGTAGGAGACCATGGATTGCTAGCCTTTACAAGACTGAAAACTTAGATTCCCTTGGCGAGGCAAGGGAAATATTCAAGTTTGCTAGAGCACAAGCCCAGAAACGAGCCCCTAATCTTTTACATCCTATAGTTTGCATCAACGTTGTTGAACATGGCATAGTTTCTGGTCCACGTGCTGGACTCTACAAGGTCCTtgcctgaattttttttctttatcctcAAATTGTAGCCAATTCAACTGTTTTATAAGTTGTCTGATGTTGGCAGGAGTTTGAAAGTTTCCAAGAACTTGTGCGTTCTGACATCAGCAAGAGCTTGGTCCACATCTTCTTTGCTCTGCGTGGAACAACCAAGGTTCTAGTGCAATTTTACTCATGGAATTGTTGGCTATTCATCTGCAGTTTTTAGTAGATCTTATAATATGCTTTCTGTCAGCcatattaatatgttttgcAACCATTAATATTCCTGCAAGATATATTTGGTCAAGTTTGCTGATTTGTCGTCTTCTTAACTGTTTTGTGGATACTCCTTTTAATCCTAGAATTCAACAAGTAGGTTCACTCATTCTGATTGAGTCAGGAGTTTCGATTGCAGAGATTGGTTTCTTGTTAGTAGGTTTGTTCTTTTAGTGTGCGCCAACTTAGTTTTCTcaagaattgaattgaaaataaattgatgcaATTGAATTTCCAGAGTCATCAATACATGTAATGGCTATCTGGAATCTGAATTTGTGGAAGATATTTGTCTACTTGTTCAAGATTGGTCTGGCACTTGACACTCCACATACTTTTATTTCAAAACCTTGATCAGCTCTTGATTTTGAACAGGTTCCAGGAATTACTGATCTGGGCTTGGTACCTAGACGAGTGAAGAAGGTTGCTGTGCTTGGTGGAGGATTAATGGGTTCGGGAATAGCAACTGCATTAATTCTCAGTAATTATCCAGTGATCCTGAAAGAAGTAAATGACCAATTCTTGCAGGCTGGTATTGGTAGAGTCAGAGGTAGAGCCAGTGCCTTGTCTTGAgatcatcttttaatttatcatcttGTAACTCAATTTTCATTTGGTTTACATAATGAGGTTCTACTGTTGTGAGtaaatattctcttttttttttttaattcagccAATCTCCAAAGTCGTGtcaagaaaggaaaaatgacacaagaaaagtttgaaaaaaccATGTCTCTTCTCAAGGGTTCTCTTGAttatgaaagttttaaagacgTGGACATGGTCATAGAGGTCTGCATGTTCATCTGATTTAACTTTCTTTTGGtacttttgaattttctatCCTGAAATTAAACAACTCTATTCTCATTATTTGTTCTTGATGCTTGAAACAGGCTGTGATTGAAAATGTTTCTTTGAAGCAACAAATTTTTTCTGATCTAGAAAAATATTGCCCACCACATTGCATACTTGCCAGCAACACTTCCACAATCGACTTGAACTTAATTGGAAAGCACACCAAGTCGCAAGATAGGATTATTGGAGCCCATTTCTTTAGGTAATATCTGGTGTAGAGAAAGAACTTTGTGTTttcaccttttgtttttggCTTAAAGAATCATTTGCGCTTCTGATGCAGTCCGGCTCATGTTATGCCACTTTTGGAAATTGTCCGTACCAAGCAGACATCTCCTCAAGTTATTGTGGATTTATTAGATGTTGGGAAGAAAATAAGGAAGACTCCAGTCGTGGTTGGAAATTGCACAGGCTTTGCTGTCAACAGGATGTTCTTTCCTTACACCCAAGCTGCTATTTTACTTGTTGAACATGGTGTGGATCTTTATCAAATTGACAGGGTGATCAACAAATTTGGAATGCCAATGGGCCCATTCAGGTACCTAATTCATTGGGAAAAAATGTAAccattttcccctttttttttcctggagaaAATACATTTCAGTTCATCTTGGTATCactttataaaatatatgatttctCACCTTGAATGACAACAATTTTTCACTTTTCATGCAGGTTGGCTGACCTGGTTGGGTTTGGCGTCGCAATTGCAACTGGCATGCAATTTGTTGAGAATTTCCCAGAGCGAACCTATAAATCTATGCTTCTCCCACTAATGCAAGAGGATAAGAGAGGAGGTATTTTTCTTCTCTGGTTAATCTATTAATTTCCTCCTGATGAAACATGAATAGAAAGTAAAACTTTAGTTGCAAAAGCTTGAAAGACTGCATCAACTCTTTAATGGGATCCATCTTAATAACCATGTTTCTCTCTGAAGCATTCCTTATTCACCATGTAAATCTCAGGTGAAACTACTTGCAAAGGATTCTATTTGTATGATGATAGGCGCAAAGCTAAGCCAGATCCTGAATTAAGGAAATACATTGAGAAAGCAAGAAGCATTTCTGGTGTTGCCGTTGATCCCAAGGTATTCACTCTCTTTTTCTCACTTACTGCTTTTGTAGTTCTAGGTGTTGTTTTCATCCTACCTAATATGGATCCTGACCTCAAATAACAAAAAGTGTATCTTCTAGTGaatcttctctccctctctcttgctCATTCTGGGTCATTAATGTTTGTTACAGCTTGCCAAATTACCAGAAAAGGACATTCTGGAGATGATATTCTTCCCAGTAGTGAATGAGGCTTGCCGAGTCTTTGCCGAAGGCATTGCAGTCAAAGCTGCTGACCTTGACATTGCATCTCTTATGGGAATGGGTTTTCCACCTTACAGGTTTGGTTTTTACAGAGTGAAAGGGTTTCTTTCCTTAGTTTAGGGTCTTGCTCTgatcaatttgttttatttggacCAGGGGGGGCATTATGTTTTGGGCTGATTCTTTTGGATCCAAATACATTTACTCAAGATTGGAGGAATGGTCAAAGACGTATGGAGAATTCTTTGAACCATGTGCCTTCTTGGCTGAACGAGGTGCCAAGGGTGCTCCTCTGGTGAGAGACCTGAATTTCTGAATATGCTTATCACATGATTAGAAGTACGAGTGCATGAGTGAGTAGATGAGTTATAACATATCACGCATCGCTTTATCATCAGTGCTGTCCTTAAGATTGCGTAGGACTCGGTCACTGAGACCCTTGCCCTGTAGATGGCAGGTGGTAGCAGCACTGTGCATAGAATACCAATAACATATATTTAAGACGCAAAACTTCGTAGCCAGTAAATTAACGAGTTCTAACTATGGTTTCAACGTATTTGTCTCCAACATTTCCTGAATCATATCCGCCCCTTCAAAAGCAGACTTGTTTTTAACAGCTCAAACAGATAAAAACCATGTAACATGTCTGTATTCTGGACGGATCGTTTACTTGAGGATACGTAGCTGCATGTACTTTGGATTGTGTTTAAAACATGTATAGTGGCTACTGAGTGTCTCAATGAAGCAAGTGCCTATTTGTTTACCAATTACAACATATTAGCTGATTGTTTAGCTGTTCTTGCAGATTAATCTTGGATAGCGAATGATATTTGTTCTGTTTTGTTACAGAGTTCTCCGGTGGAGCAAGCCAAGTCTCGGCTGTAAGATTTAACTTGCCTGATGCATCACCAACTGTTGGAAGTAAATGTTTCCTGATCTTATTCCCTCATGTGCTCAGTATTTTTTGCTGATGAGAAATGAGAGCAtagacaataatatttataaacaggtgaataaaaataaattaaattcttaagGTGAAGATTATTATCGTATGATTGTCCATTATTGATCTTCGGAGATGTCAAAACATAAACAGTAGGCAGTGTGGTGAATCTCAGGCGGCaagggtgtttttttatttttaattcaatgcaTCAATCATCTCTGTTGAaggcttctttttttgtttttttctaattcaaatgCAGCTAGcgaaaagaaagaatgaaaatgGATAGCAAAACTCAAAACTAGAACCAAGCTTCAAGTAAATTTGCTTGAAATTAACGAAATAAATTAAGAGAAGGGAAGTGAAAATGTGGTTAGGGAAACAGAGTTTAAGTAAATTAGAAAGATTGTACTTCATTTCAATCTAGACttgtaatataaattaaattaaaatcattgtATTACTCAGTTTTTCTTATTACTATAATGGCTACAATAAAATCTTTTCTAATTTGAGTTTGAGTTAGcaaattcttttttctctttcatttcttcttcattttaaatagaaaaataaaagagataattatttaattttttttccttttctgttcacaatttaaaaacaccaaattaCCACCCTATCACTATGATTTCATAATCATAGCCACCACCATCCTTCGTAATATCACCATGCATATTATCAtaccattattatttttatggtaaTTTCTTTGGTACCAACccctatttaatatttttaacattattattgaaaggatatttaaaaatatgatagcgATTGTTTTTTGCTGGAATatacatttaaataattttttttatttttaaaaatttattttttgatatcaggaaatcaaaacaatctgaaagataaaattaattttttttaaaaaaattaaaatttagctaACTTTCATTTAAACCAAACCCAAATACAGACTAACCCCATTGAAACTACCACAACCATAAGCTatgtaaaatttataaacattATATTCTTCATTATTAATATCTTATAAGCCATTAGTACACCACCACAATGCTATTAGTTCactatcataattaattaaatgtgtcatattataagttttatattttaatcaataatatatttttatatttcttaaattaaataaatactgCATAAAAGTTTTCTTTCACATGcctttgttgaaaaaataaatatttttttttaaaaaactataaataaattttttttgttttataaaaaccaaaaaaaataataataacaaaaacgtTACTAAATATCCCCTCAATTAGATAACTAGTTTATCTATTGTGTTATTCTTGCAACTTGgatcaaaatcttttaaaataaaaaaataataatatctagaccatataattttttttttacattatcatTAAACTCGGTACAATAATTCAAACTTGAAAACTCTAAACTTAACTTTTTGCTTATCTCGAGttttaaactaaattatatGTATGAGTTGTCTATACATAATCTTGTTTACTGggcaaatctaaaaaaaaaaaaagaagtcggGTTAATCCTAGTTAAACCACTAAACCCATGAATGACCCAGATTATATATGGACTTCATTAgatcgaaataatttttttcttattatatgataaaaatacaaaaaaaaataatttaccattaaattaatattgaagaataaaattaaataaaaatcttgtattaaaaaatgaaattgaaaaaaaaaacaaaacataaaaaaagcaaaaaaaaaaaaaccccaaatagCCAATAAAAAACCCAAAGGGTCTGTTTCAACAAAGCTTAGGAGTGTGGGTGTAAGGCCTAGGCCAGTATTTTTtgtcattcattcttttttagAAAGATAGACGACAGATTGTCTATCccttggaagaaaataatattgcCAGTAGGAATTGAATCCGTAACCTTTAGCCACTGACACATGCATCTCAACTAAGTTACGacacaaattttttattaaacaatttaaaaaatatattaacttagtttattatttatataaacagtTAAACCGACCTCGATCCTTTTAGTTGTTTTgataaatctattaaaaaaacatatttgaaaataaaaacaatttttttttgctttttattttatttctatttttttaaaaaaagtatcaaCTCAACAATTggttatcaagtttttttttttataaacaagcaaagttgtttttaaaaattgtgataatggttcttgtttttcttttctttttttttcaattaaaaaaatcaaaacaatatgatAATCAACAATTAGTTGTTAGATTTAATTCATAATTAGttttacttaaaatataaatatttatttttacttttacttttatcctcttttataaatactttttatatagatttaaaactgcaagaagagaggaaaaatcctaaaattaggttcctatgtttttagatttgtaATTGGTGTCAAATTTCTATTCTTGTTGCAATCCATTGCTTTTCAGAATTTCACAGtacaaatatttttgtaaatcttattaagttaatttaaagAGTTAAAGATGggagaagaaaaagagagagccAATATCTTtcaaagtaatatatatatatatatatatatatatatatatatatatatatatatatatagagagagagagagagagagagagagagagagagagagagagagagagagagagagagagagagagagagagagagagagagagagagagagagaggagaagaagaagaagaagaagaagaagaagctctaAACATTTGGACTAGGCTCATCTCTCATGGACGGACTAGGCCTTACCCAATAACCAACATTTTCCACTCACCCATGAAGGATTGGATCTATGGAATACATTATATTTCAAACTTGCACAAGAATTTCATACTAGGCAAACAGACTGTGTGACCTGAAATACACAGTAAAAAGAGCTCCAATATAGAAACTTAATACAAGTCATATAGGAGACATCAACCTTATAATTAGTTACTCCTTAAAGTATACTACAATACCTCAAGCATTTTTAGTTACACATGACTGAATATAATTTAATCCCTTAAGAATTCCATACTCAATTCATCCTTACAATTACAGGTATTctaaatcatatcaaatttattcgAGTAATATGATCCCGGTCGGTGAATACAAGTAATATGTGTAgaattaaaattactttttctttcACTCTTATATCAATAAGATTTGAATTGACTCGCTTTTTTAGGAGTATTCCTTTAAGTCGAATAATTCCATGACCATATGATATACTCCTAAAGTAGCGATCATTTACACATCACTTCATGATACAATCAAAAGTCATAAAGGGTAAGATATTGAAATCTTTTACATCTTTAGGACTTACATAATGAAGAAGTAGTCATCCATTCTTTATTCCTATAATGGTCGTCAGCACATGTAGTATGAAATACATGCTATAGTGGAGCTTACTCTTTTCTTATATGAAGACAAGGAGTGTATATATCATTGCTCTTTTTGTTAGAGGAAATACACAATACGATTCTTAGTCTTgtcgcaaaaaaaaaacatagacttcaaataaaaaattctcactTGCTCACTATCATTAGTGGCAAATGAATAATTTCATACTTGACTTCAATCATAATAGACATATGAATGGTAAGAATTCAttcatgctgttttttttttaaaaaaacctcatctTAGTCCCATCAAGGTGACTATTTAATAATTACTTTGAGTTAAAATTGCTCCCACTACACCCAAGTTGCTTATTGAacattaaaactcaaataatcTCATCTCTACTCACCTTACAAGCGCTAGAGGTGATTGCTCATATGAATGAGCTAATCTAAGTTTATCGACATACTTTAACAAATTATACTATATAATACTCACAATATATTCCATAAGACAAATAATGAATAACATGATATCACTATTATTAGTAGTGCTAGAACTTTGAACAATATAAATAGAAGCATCATCCTTAATAGATACATTAACGGTGTTTAACACCATAAAACCATTTAATACAAAActagaatcataaaaaatattatccatatatattttcacacaacaaccaACAAACATAATATAAAAGCCCAATTATAGTAA is a window encoding:
- the LOC133682850 gene encoding glyoxysomal fatty acid beta-oxidation multifunctional protein MFP-a-like isoform X1, encoding MKGSRTKGTTTIEVGADGVALITLIYPPVNALSSDVLNSLKDSYEQALRRDDVKAIVITGAKGKFSGGADISSFEEVQEAKVNEPKPDFIFSEVLGDTLEAAKKPSVAAIDGLALGGGLEVAMACHARISTPTAQLSLPELQLGLIPGFGGTQRLPRLVGITKALEMMLTSKPVKGEEAHALGLVDAVVSPNELVSTARQWALDIFECRRPWIASLYKTENLDSLGEAREIFKFARAQAQKRAPNLLHPIVCINVVEHGIVSGPRAGLYKEFESFQELVRSDISKSLVHIFFALRGTTKVPGITDLGLVPRRVKKVAVLGGGLMGSGIATALILSNYPVILKEVNDQFLQAGIGRVRANLQSRVKKGKMTQEKFEKTMSLLKGSLDYESFKDVDMVIEAVIENVSLKQQIFSDLEKYCPPHCILASNTSTIDLNLIGKHTKSQDRIIGAHFFSPAHVMPLLEIVRTKQTSPQVIVDLLDVGKKIRKTPVVVGNCTGFAVNRMFFPYTQAAILLVEHGVDLYQIDRVINKFGMPMGPFRLADLVGFGVAIATGMQFVENFPERTYKSMLLPLMQEDKRGGETTCKGFYLYDDRRKAKPDPELRKYIEKARSISGVAVDPKLAKLPEKDILEMIFFPVVNEACRVFAEGIAVKAADLDIASLMGMGFPPYRGGIMFWADSFGSKYIYSRLEEWSKTYGEFFEPCAFLAERGAKGAPLSSPVEQAKSRL
- the LOC133682850 gene encoding glyoxysomal fatty acid beta-oxidation multifunctional protein MFP-a-like isoform X2 yields the protein MKGSRTKGTTTIEVGADGVALITLIYPPVNALSSDVLNSLKDSYEQALRRDDVKAIVITGAKGKFSGGADISSFEEVQEAKVNEPKPDFIFSEVLGDTLEDDLMCLLCQACHARISTPTAQLSLPELQLGLIPGFGGTQRLPRLVGITKALEMMLTSKPVKGEEAHALGLVDAVVSPNELVSTARQWALDIFECRRPWIASLYKTENLDSLGEAREIFKFARAQAQKRAPNLLHPIVCINVVEHGIVSGPRAGLYKEFESFQELVRSDISKSLVHIFFALRGTTKVPGITDLGLVPRRVKKVAVLGGGLMGSGIATALILSNYPVILKEVNDQFLQAGIGRVRANLQSRVKKGKMTQEKFEKTMSLLKGSLDYESFKDVDMVIEAVIENVSLKQQIFSDLEKYCPPHCILASNTSTIDLNLIGKHTKSQDRIIGAHFFSPAHVMPLLEIVRTKQTSPQVIVDLLDVGKKIRKTPVVVGNCTGFAVNRMFFPYTQAAILLVEHGVDLYQIDRVINKFGMPMGPFRLADLVGFGVAIATGMQFVENFPERTYKSMLLPLMQEDKRGGETTCKGFYLYDDRRKAKPDPELRKYIEKARSISGVAVDPKLAKLPEKDILEMIFFPVVNEACRVFAEGIAVKAADLDIASLMGMGFPPYRGGIMFWADSFGSKYIYSRLEEWSKTYGEFFEPCAFLAERGAKGAPLSSPVEQAKSRL